A window of the Parambassis ranga chromosome 17, fParRan2.1, whole genome shotgun sequence genome harbors these coding sequences:
- the znf830 gene encoding zinc finger protein 830 — MATSKKGKKTVNQEELRRLMREKQRQSSDKKRVESPFAKYNSLGHLSCVLCNVQVKSELLWPTHILGKQHKEKVAELKEAKSQPVIPQCQPVKRKMPDDEDVPGKKTKPAPVAGQSASEMSEDVFVKPAAVSSQKSAGLSLLAGVYDDDDDNEEDAEEAGTTDSHTQNAETAGLPADFFDSSIPSTPAISHSGSILKADVQEKSSEKKDNTAEALPEGFFDDPVRDAKVRNVDAPKDQMDKEWEEFQKEIRQVNTKSEAIVAEEDEEGRIERQIDEIDEQIACYKRVELLRDKRDMVKTKPPSRKKEQMETDGSNEEEEEDEEELLGLLSRDWRAKGALA; from the coding sequence ATGGCAACGTCCAAGAAAGGGAAGAAAACTGTAAATCAAGAAGAACTCCGTCGCTTGATGAGGGAGAAACAAAGACAATCATCAGACAAGAAGCGCGTCGAATCTCCCTTTGCAAAATATAATAGTCTGGGGCACCTCAGCTGTGTCCTGTGCAATGTGCAGGTGaagtctgagctgctgtggcCAACTCACATTCTTGGAAAGCAGCATAAAGAAAAGGTTGCTGAGCTGAAGGAAGCCAAAAGTCAACCAGTGATACCACAGTGTCAACCAGTAAAAAGGAAAATGCCGGACGACGAGGACGTTCCCGGAAAAAAGACGAAACCAGCACCGGTTGCAGGTCAATCTGCGTCAGAAATGTCAGAAGATGTCTTTGTGAAGCCAGCAGCAGTTTCTAGTCAAAAGTCTGCAGGTCTTAGTCTGTTGGCTGGagtttatgatgatgatgatgacaacgAAGAAGACGCAGAGGAGGCAGGAACCACAGACTCCCATACACAGAATGCTGAAACTGCTGGGCTACCAGCTGACTTCTTTGACAGCTCCATCCCATCCACGCCTGCCATCTCCCACTCAGGATCCATCCTCAAAGCAGATGTGCAGGAAAAGAGTAGTGAAAAGAAAGACAACACAGCCGAGGCGCTTCCTGAGGGCTTCTTTGACGATCCAGTAAGAGATGCCAAAGTGCGCAATGTTGACGCACCCAAGGATCAAATGGATAAAGAGTGGGAAGAGTTTCAAAAGGAGATACGGCAGGTGAACACAAAATCTGAGGCCATCGTCgcagaggaagacgaggaggggcGCATTGAACGTCAGATAGACGAAATTGATGAACAAATTGCGTGTTACAAGAGGGTGGAGCTGCTGAGAGACAAGCGGGACATGGTGAAAACCAAGCCTCCATCAAGAAAGAAGGAACAAATGGAGACTGATGGCAgcaatgaggaggaggaggaggatgaagaggagttGCTGGGACTTTTGTCCAGA
- the LOC114449532 gene encoding ankyrin repeat domain-containing protein 13C-like — protein MTGEKIRTMRKDHNKPNKNDEIMDTSDETSNGTIPNGTSNHFKSNKAFQKSAKTSALQQQQQLNANNINGNSSIGTIVNDNNKNPIILTSENLEFPVHECVFKGDVRRLSSLIRTHSISQKDVHGNTPLHLAVMLGHKECALLLLAHNAPVKIKNAQGWSPLAEAISYGDRQMITAILRKLKQQSRESVEDKRPKLLKALRELGDFYLELHWDFQSWVPLLSRMLPSDACKIYKQGINIRLDTTLIDFNDMKCQRGDLSFIFNGDAPPSQSLVVLDNEAKVYQRIHHEESEMETEEEVDILMSSDVYSATLSTKSITFSRSQIGWLFREDKTERVGNFLADFYAVNGLVLESRKRREHLSEEDILRNKAIMESLSKGGSISEQNFEPVRRQSLTAPAPNTISWEEYITAEHGKPPHLGRELVCKESKKNFKATVAMSQDFPLGIESLLNVLEVIAPFKHFNKLREFVQMKLPPGFPVKLDIPVFPTITATVTFQEFRYDDFEESIFFIPAEYKEDPSRFPDL, from the exons ATGACAGGCGAGAAGATACGCACCATGCGAAAAGAccacaacaaaccaaacaaaaatgACGAAATAATGGACACATCCGATGAGACCTCCAACGGGACTATTCCTAACGGCACCAGCAACCATTTCAAGTCCAACAAGGCTTTTCAAAAATCAGCCAAGACCTCggcactgcagcagcaacagcagctcaaTGCAAACAACATCAACGGAAATTCATCTATTGGCACGATTGTCAATGATAATAACAAGAACCCGATCATTCTGACGAGTGAGAACTTGGAGTTCCCAGTTCATGAATGCGTCTTCAAAGGAGATGTGCGTCGGCTTTCCTCTCTCATCAGGACCCATAGCATCTCTCAGAAAGATGTGCATG gAAACACACCTCTTCACTTGGCTGTAATGCTGGGTCACAAAG agtGTGCTCTCCTTCTGCTGGcccataatgcacctgtaaAGATAAAGAACGCACAGGGATGGAGTCCTTTGGCAGAGGCCATCAGCTACGGTGACAGGCAGATGA TCACAGCAATATTGCGGAAGTTAAAGCAGCAGTCGAGGGAGAGCGTGGAGGATAAGAGGCCAAAATTACTGAAAGCCCTCAGGGAG cttGGTGACTTTTATCTGGAGCTGCATTGGGATTTTCAGAGCTGGG TGCCCTTGTTGTCCCGTATGCTGCCATCTGATGCCTGTAAAATTTACAAACAAGGCATCAACATCAG ACTTGACACtactctcatagacttcaatgatATGAAATGTCAGCGCGGAGATCTGAGCTTCATATTCAACGGAGACGCTCCACCCTCTCAGTCCCTTGTGGTTCTGGACAACGAAGCAAAAGTGTACCAAAGAATACACCACGAG GAGTCCGAGATGGAgactgaggaagaggtggaTATTCTGATGAGCAGCGACGTGTACTCTGCAACGCTGTCTACCAAGTCCATTACTTTTTCTCGTAGTCAGATTGGCTGGCTCTTCAGGGAAGATAAAACA GAGAGGGTGGGAAACTTCCTGGCTGACTTCTATGCAGTGAATGGTCTGGTGTTAGAGTCGAGAAAACGGCGGGAACACCTGAGTGAAGAAGACATCCTGAGGAACAAAGCCATCATGGAGAGCCTGAGTAAAGGTGGCAGCATCAGTGAACAGAACTTTGAG CCTGTGAGGCGGCAGTCCCTCACAGCTCCAGCTCCCAACACCATTTCCTGGGAAGAGTACATAACTGCAGAGCACGGAAA GCCACCTCATCTCGGCAGAGAGCTCGTATGTAAAGAGAGCAAGAAGAACTTCAAAGCTACTGTAGCCATGAGCCAGGATTTCCCTCTAGGCATCGAGTC GCTACTAAACGTGCTGGAGGTCATAGCCCCATTCAAGCACTTCAACAAACTGCGAGAGTTTGTTCAGATGAAACTTCCACCTGGGTTCCCAGTCAAGCTCG ACATCCCCGTCTTCCCCACCATCACAGCGACTGTCACCTTTCAGGAATTCCGCTACGATGATTTTGAAGAATCTATTTTCTTCATCCCTGCAGAATACAAAGAAGATCCCAGCCGCTTTCCGGATCTCTGA